In Streptomyces sp. NBC_00448, the following are encoded in one genomic region:
- a CDS encoding discoidin domain-containing protein, which yields MGATTSFTTYEAEAGTTGGGATVTSLTSAPTTQYSSAALEASGHAYVHLGGTGNSVQWTNSTGSPISFLNVRASIPDSASGGGQTATLDLYVNGVFRQALNLNSKQSWVYEGNNNYNTSDNQNPADGDPRVFWDESHTFVTGTPIPAGATFSLQKDAANSASSYDVDSVDVEDPPAPLAQPANSISITSCGAVSDDTPTNGAADGQAVDSRAAIQSCIDQAQSQGKILWIPQGTFYVKGTTGLTAQGITIAGAGLWYSTIYRDVPVPNSTPLAALFDVTSCTVQNFHIDANAVSRGTVGGDGGAMDTTGTNWVADGIWTQHTMSGFWASGTGGTVRNSRLTSVWADGINVNNVSLNADTGNNLTVTNNFVRGTGDDAIAINSVHYNTNSDGSQTFYNPMTNITVSNNTSIAPWGGKGIGIYGGSGHHVTDNYISDTARYIGLGAGRFGVNGSDLLSATISGNTVVRSGGNAYSQGQPAFHIGNGGDGQNTGVVDSVTATGNTVTDSLYDGIDFSTSTNSQLQDNTVTDPGRNGVVIAPPFYPAPTGSATITGNTVSGLHAGATAYINNSSGFTATLSGNNWEPSAPEGPFGGTAAAVPGTVQAENYDTGGQGVAYNVTSVNGNADNYRADGVNLETTSDTGGGYDLGWSDSGQWFRYTVDVATAGTYTVGVRVADPAAVPGALHLSDAAGANLSGAVDLPATGDWQDWATVNTEVTLPAGRQVLTLNQDSGGWNVNSLTFTADSSAAVDLAANRPTSESSHTDVYPSSNATDGSRNTYWESADNALPQWLQADLGAAHSASRIVLQLPAGWGARTETLSVLGSTDGTTFGTVKSSAAYTFDPATGNTVTITFPATTQRYFRLNITANTGWPAGQIAEFQIWTT from the coding sequence GTGGGCGCCACCACCTCGTTCACGACCTACGAGGCCGAGGCCGGCACCACCGGCGGCGGCGCCACCGTCACCTCGCTGACGTCGGCGCCGACCACGCAGTACTCCAGCGCCGCCCTCGAAGCGTCCGGCCACGCCTACGTACACCTCGGCGGCACCGGCAACTCCGTGCAGTGGACGAACAGCACCGGATCACCCATCAGCTTCCTCAACGTCCGTGCCAGCATCCCCGATTCGGCGTCCGGCGGCGGCCAGACCGCGACGCTCGACCTGTACGTCAACGGGGTGTTCCGGCAGGCGCTCAACCTCAACTCCAAGCAGAGCTGGGTGTACGAGGGCAACAACAACTACAACACCAGCGACAACCAGAACCCGGCCGACGGCGACCCCCGGGTCTTCTGGGACGAGTCGCACACCTTCGTCACCGGCACACCGATCCCGGCCGGCGCCACCTTCTCGCTCCAGAAGGACGCCGCCAACAGCGCGTCCTCCTACGACGTGGACTCCGTCGACGTGGAGGACCCGCCGGCGCCGCTCGCCCAGCCGGCGAACTCGATCTCGATCACCAGCTGCGGCGCGGTCTCCGACGACACCCCGACCAACGGCGCGGCCGACGGCCAGGCGGTGGACAGCCGGGCCGCGATCCAGAGCTGCATCGACCAGGCCCAGTCACAGGGCAAGATCCTCTGGATTCCGCAGGGCACCTTCTACGTCAAGGGCACCACCGGCCTGACCGCGCAGGGGATCACCATCGCGGGCGCGGGGCTGTGGTACAGCACGATCTACCGCGACGTGCCCGTGCCCAACAGCACGCCGCTGGCAGCGCTGTTCGACGTGACGTCCTGCACCGTGCAGAACTTCCACATCGACGCCAACGCGGTCAGCCGCGGCACCGTCGGCGGCGACGGCGGCGCGATGGACACCACCGGCACCAACTGGGTCGCCGACGGCATCTGGACCCAGCACACCATGTCCGGCTTCTGGGCCTCGGGTACCGGCGGCACCGTCCGCAACAGCCGGCTGACGTCGGTCTGGGCGGACGGCATCAACGTCAACAACGTCTCGCTCAACGCCGACACCGGCAACAACCTGACCGTCACCAACAACTTCGTCCGCGGCACCGGGGACGACGCCATCGCCATCAACTCGGTGCACTACAACACCAACAGCGACGGCTCCCAGACGTTCTACAACCCGATGACGAACATCACCGTCAGCAACAACACCTCGATCGCGCCCTGGGGCGGCAAGGGCATCGGGATCTACGGCGGCAGCGGCCACCACGTCACCGACAACTACATCAGCGACACCGCCCGCTACATCGGCCTGGGCGCCGGGCGGTTCGGCGTCAACGGCAGCGACCTGCTGTCCGCGACGATCTCCGGGAACACCGTCGTCCGCTCCGGCGGCAACGCCTACAGCCAGGGCCAGCCCGCCTTCCACATCGGCAACGGCGGCGACGGGCAGAACACCGGCGTCGTCGACTCGGTGACCGCCACCGGCAACACCGTCACGGACTCGCTCTACGACGGGATCGACTTCTCCACCTCGACCAACTCCCAGCTGCAGGACAACACCGTCACCGACCCGGGCCGCAACGGCGTGGTGATCGCGCCGCCGTTCTACCCCGCGCCCACCGGCTCGGCGACCATCACCGGCAACACCGTCAGCGGCCTGCACGCCGGGGCCACGGCGTACATCAACAACTCCAGCGGATTCACCGCCACCTTGAGCGGCAACAACTGGGAACCCTCCGCGCCCGAGGGCCCGTTCGGCGGCACCGCGGCAGCCGTCCCGGGCACGGTCCAGGCGGAGAACTACGACACCGGCGGCCAGGGAGTGGCGTACAACGTCACCAGCGTCAACGGCAACGCCGACAACTACCGTGCGGACGGGGTGAATCTGGAGACCACCTCGGACACCGGCGGTGGCTACGACCTCGGCTGGAGCGACAGCGGGCAGTGGTTCCGCTACACCGTGGACGTCGCCACGGCCGGGACGTACACCGTCGGCGTGCGGGTGGCCGATCCGGCGGCGGTGCCGGGGGCGCTGCACCTGTCCGACGCGGCGGGCGCCAACCTCAGCGGCGCCGTCGATCTGCCCGCCACCGGGGACTGGCAGGACTGGGCCACCGTGAACACCGAGGTCACGCTGCCCGCGGGCCGTCAGGTGCTCACCTTGAACCAGGACAGCGGCGGCTGGAACGTCAACTCCCTGACCTTCACCGCGGACAGCTCCGCCGCCGTCGACCTCGCCGCGAACCGTCCGACGAGCGAGTCGAGCCACACCGACGTCTACCCCTCGTCGAACGCGACCGACGGCTCCCGGAACACGTACTGGGAGAGCGCCGACAACGCGCTTCCGCAGTGGCTCCAGGCCGACCTCGGCGCGGCGCACAGCGCGTCGCGGATCGTGCTGCAACTGCCCGCCGGTTGGGGCGCGCGGACCGAGACCCTGTCCGTGCTGGGCAGCACCGACGGCACGACCTTCGGCACCGTGAAGTCCTCGGCCGCCTACACCTTCGATCCGGCGACCGGCAACACCGTCACGATCACCTTCCCGGCCACCACCCAGCGCTACTTCCGGCTGAACATCACCGCCAACACCGGCTGGCCCGCGGGGCAGATCGCGGAGTTCCAGATCTGGACCACCTGA
- a CDS encoding PPOX class F420-dependent oxidoreductase encodes MSKPPLPEDAIAMLGKANPAVITTLRPDGQPVSTATWYLWEDGRVLVNMDEGRKRVEHLRNDPRVTLTVLDKDGWYTHISLVGRIGEIVPDEGLADIDRLSQQYTGKPYARRDRARVSAWIEVERWHGWGSLKDSSQPG; translated from the coding sequence ATGTCCAAGCCGCCGCTGCCCGAGGACGCCATCGCCATGCTGGGCAAGGCGAACCCGGCCGTGATCACCACGCTGCGCCCGGACGGCCAGCCGGTCTCCACCGCCACCTGGTACCTGTGGGAGGACGGCCGGGTCCTGGTCAACATGGACGAGGGGCGCAAGCGGGTGGAGCACCTGCGCAACGACCCCCGGGTGACGCTCACCGTGCTGGACAAGGACGGCTGGTACACGCACATCAGCCTGGTCGGCCGGATCGGCGAAATCGTCCCGGACGAGGGGCTCGCCGACATCGACCGGCTCTCCCAGCAGTACACCGGCAAGCCGTACGCGCGCCGCGACCGCGCCCGGGTGAGCGCCTGGATCGAGGTCGAACGCTGGCACGGCTGGGGCTCGTTGAAGGACAGCAGCCAGCCCGGCTGA
- a CDS encoding zinc-binding dehydrogenase gives MQTGPLRGRSILATGVGGGVGQVLIQLAVAEGAEITTVAAQGQPTEHMTALGAKVALDIDAVESGAFDIVLESVGGELGSKTTHKLRPGGQFLWFGQAGGDLITLDFFRQLQDGPALTLRHFLHSDGDGSRDAADMAALLDLASRGRLQVEIGHRGDWAGAGPLLKRMSAGRLRGKAVLNIG, from the coding sequence GTGCAGACCGGCCCGCTCCGGGGGCGCAGCATCCTGGCCACCGGCGTGGGGGGCGGGGTCGGCCAGGTCCTCATCCAGCTCGCCGTCGCGGAGGGAGCCGAGATCACCACCGTCGCCGCGCAGGGCCAGCCGACCGAGCACATGACGGCGCTGGGCGCCAAGGTCGCCCTCGACATCGACGCCGTCGAGAGCGGTGCGTTCGACATCGTGCTGGAGTCCGTGGGCGGCGAGCTGGGCTCGAAGACCACCCACAAGCTGCGCCCCGGCGGTCAGTTCCTCTGGTTCGGGCAGGCCGGCGGCGACCTCATCACGCTGGACTTCTTCCGCCAGCTCCAGGACGGCCCGGCCTTGACCCTGCGCCACTTCCTCCACAGCGACGGCGACGGCAGCCGTGACGCCGCGGACATGGCCGCGCTGCTGGACCTGGCGTCGCGGGGGAGGCTCCAGGTCGAGATCGGGCACCGCGGTGACTGGGCCGGCGCCGGCCCGCTGCTGAAGCGGATGTCCGCGGGCCGGCTGCGGGGAAAGGCGGTTCTGAACATCGGCTGA
- a CDS encoding glycoside hydrolase family 27 protein, with amino-acid sequence MTSHHAGLTRVRRAALAAGAATLLAVALPGVAQARGDGPTPNGATHATPAGLKAGSAPGAAPGAAPTAGYDSGLAPTPYMGWNTYYGLGAPTEAQVKSVADYLVSSGLRRSGYDIVWLDGGWQADNPRDAQGNLTANPERFPDGIPSLVNYLHARGLRAGIYTDAGDYDPASCGLGSRGHYQQDADLFASWKIDAIKVDFLCGIGEKLTPGPAFRQFSDAVAKSGRAMLLNLCNPLTDDWGVPHDPDQDAHNTYVYGPTTADSWRTGTDIAWGTPTAGEFPNVLRNMDANAAHPEAQGPGHWNDPDYLIPMRPLADGSYEMNQEESTTQLVMWAEMASPLVIGSDPRTLTRSMLATLENPEILAVDQDPLGIQGVRIAGDATGDTYSKVLQGSGRRAVVLLNRSDQPVRRTVDFAGAGLTGKVAVRDLRARADRGTHQGAYTVTVPAHGTAFLGLSGTDSAPGVRLGGAASSADPALVRDGSALTAFTRGRDGALEMRTGRDGRWSGRVTGLGGPTGGRFTGQPAVYGSAGGRIDVFVRGTDGRAYLRTYDHGRWGSWQDLGGGLADAPTVAYRGPGDWTLFATGTDGTVTSRGAAAGWTSIGAPSGLALTGRPSAVTDAAGRLHVAVRTADDAVWTRVREASGTWSAWSSLGGTVSGSPTLVATGGSVQLLARASDYTLWQRTYDAQGGSWGGWFAQPVFASGSFDGAPGAVAGPDGGVLAAFRGVGGAVWQSSLSTLTQ; translated from the coding sequence GTGACTTCGCATCACGCAGGGCTCACACGCGTGCGGCGGGCGGCGCTGGCCGCGGGCGCCGCCACGCTGCTGGCGGTGGCGCTGCCCGGCGTCGCGCAGGCCCGCGGCGACGGCCCCACGCCCAACGGCGCCACGCACGCGACCCCCGCCGGCCTGAAGGCCGGCTCCGCCCCCGGCGCGGCTCCGGGCGCCGCCCCCACCGCCGGATACGACAGCGGCCTCGCGCCGACGCCGTACATGGGCTGGAACACCTACTACGGCCTGGGCGCGCCGACCGAGGCGCAGGTCAAGAGCGTGGCCGACTACCTGGTCAGCAGCGGACTGCGCCGCAGCGGCTACGACATCGTGTGGCTGGACGGCGGCTGGCAGGCCGACAACCCCCGCGACGCGCAAGGGAACCTGACGGCCAATCCCGAGCGCTTCCCCGACGGCATCCCGTCGCTGGTGAACTACCTGCACGCGCGCGGCCTGAGGGCCGGCATCTACACCGATGCCGGCGACTACGACCCGGCCAGCTGCGGGTTGGGCAGCCGGGGCCACTACCAGCAGGACGCCGACCTCTTCGCGAGCTGGAAGATCGACGCGATCAAGGTCGACTTCCTCTGCGGGATCGGCGAGAAGCTGACGCCCGGCCCGGCGTTCCGGCAGTTCAGCGACGCGGTGGCGAAGTCCGGCCGCGCGATGCTGCTCAACCTGTGCAACCCGCTCACCGACGACTGGGGCGTGCCGCACGACCCCGACCAGGACGCGCACAACACCTACGTCTACGGCCCGACCACCGCGGACTCCTGGCGCACCGGCACCGACATCGCGTGGGGCACGCCGACCGCGGGCGAGTTCCCGAACGTGCTGCGCAACATGGACGCCAACGCCGCGCACCCCGAGGCGCAGGGCCCCGGCCACTGGAACGACCCGGACTACCTGATCCCGATGCGGCCGCTGGCGGACGGGTCGTACGAGATGAACCAGGAGGAGTCCACCACGCAGCTGGTGATGTGGGCCGAGATGGCCTCGCCGCTGGTGATCGGCTCCGACCCGCGCACGCTGACCAGGTCGATGCTCGCCACGCTGGAGAACCCGGAGATCCTGGCGGTGGACCAGGACCCGCTGGGCATCCAGGGCGTGCGGATCGCCGGTGACGCCACCGGCGACACCTACAGCAAGGTGCTCCAGGGGTCAGGGCGCCGGGCGGTGGTGCTGCTCAACCGCTCCGACCAGCCCGTGCGGCGCACCGTGGACTTCGCCGGCGCCGGGCTGACCGGGAAGGTCGCCGTCCGCGACCTGCGGGCCCGGGCCGACCGCGGCACGCACCAGGGCGCGTACACCGTCACCGTGCCCGCGCACGGCACCGCCTTCCTCGGGCTGTCGGGCACCGACAGCGCGCCGGGCGTGAGGCTCGGCGGCGCCGCGTCGAGCGCCGACCCGGCGCTGGTGCGGGACGGCTCCGCGCTCACCGCGTTCACCCGTGGGCGGGACGGCGCGCTGGAGATGCGGACCGGGCGGGACGGCCGCTGGTCCGGGCGGGTCACCGGGCTCGGCGGGCCGACCGGCGGCCGCTTCACCGGCCAGCCCGCGGTGTACGGCTCGGCCGGCGGCCGGATCGACGTGTTCGTGCGCGGCACCGACGGCCGCGCGTACCTGCGGACGTACGACCATGGCCGGTGGGGGAGTTGGCAGGACCTCGGCGGCGGCCTCGCCGACGCGCCGACCGTGGCGTATCGCGGCCCCGGTGACTGGACGCTCTTCGCCACCGGCACCGACGGCACGGTCACCAGCCGTGGTGCGGCGGCCGGTTGGACCTCGATCGGCGCCCCGAGCGGCCTCGCGCTCACCGGCCGCCCGTCCGCGGTGACCGACGCGGCGGGCCGTCTCCACGTGGCGGTGCGCACGGCCGACGACGCGGTATGGACCCGGGTGCGGGAGGCGTCGGGCACCTGGTCGGCGTGGTCGTCGCTGGGCGGCACGGTCAGCGGCAGCCCCACCCTGGTCGCCACCGGCGGCAGCGTCCAACTCCTCGCCCGCGCCTCGGACTACACGCTGTGGCAGCGGACGTACGACGCGCAAGGCGGCAGCTGGGGCGGCTGGTTCGCGCAGCCGGTCTTCGCGAGCGGCAGCTTCGACGGGGCGCCGGGCGCCGTCGCGGGCCCGGACGGCGGCGTGCTCGCGGCCTTCCGCGGGGTCGGCGGCGCGGTGTGGCAGAGTTCGCTCAGCACTCTTACTCAATAA
- a CDS encoding ABC transporter substrate-binding protein, which produces MNTSPTTRRSFLAGAGALGAASMLSGCVTSGSSGGSSSQAKGGTVSFQSNLSSPQAKSAMQDLVAAFNKRGGAKASLNTVASETFRTQLPTYLTSGNPPDLLTWYPGSVANAYAEKGLLLDVDDIWTGSELSGYSDALKKLCTDSQGKKVFVPASYYWWGVFYKKSNFRKWGVTEPKTWDEFLALCDTLKSKGVAPIGLGAGADTAWVASAWFDYLNIRINGAAYHRELLAGKHRFDDPQIHKVFDTWSQALPYFDPNGTALSFQDATTAMLNNRTGMMLIGTFFADAAPKDQLDDIDFFRFPIIDPKMPLVEEGPTDGYFASAHTHHQAEVKELMRYLATAEAQEIYLKGSSGTSIPTNPTAKDSGTALVKKGRAMIESAADVTQFFNRDSSDALQPTADTALTKFLAKPKQINSILTGWQRDAQKIWSQ; this is translated from the coding sequence ATGAACACCTCACCAACCACCCGCCGCAGCTTCCTCGCCGGAGCCGGCGCGCTCGGTGCCGCATCGATGCTGAGCGGCTGCGTCACCTCCGGGTCCTCGGGTGGCAGCAGCAGCCAGGCCAAGGGCGGCACCGTCAGCTTCCAGTCCAACCTCTCCTCGCCGCAGGCCAAGTCCGCGATGCAGGACCTGGTGGCGGCGTTCAACAAGCGCGGCGGTGCCAAGGCGAGCCTGAACACCGTCGCCTCGGAGACCTTCCGTACCCAGCTCCCCACCTACCTCACCTCCGGCAACCCGCCGGACCTGCTCACCTGGTACCCCGGGTCGGTCGCGAACGCGTACGCCGAGAAGGGCCTGCTGCTGGATGTGGACGACATCTGGACCGGGTCCGAACTGTCCGGCTACTCCGACGCGCTGAAGAAGCTGTGCACCGACTCGCAGGGCAAGAAGGTCTTCGTGCCGGCCAGTTACTACTGGTGGGGCGTGTTCTACAAGAAGTCCAACTTCCGCAAGTGGGGCGTGACCGAGCCGAAGACCTGGGACGAGTTCCTGGCGCTGTGCGACACGTTGAAGTCCAAGGGCGTCGCCCCGATCGGGCTGGGCGCCGGCGCCGACACCGCCTGGGTCGCCTCCGCGTGGTTCGACTACCTGAACATCCGGATCAACGGCGCCGCCTACCACCGCGAACTCCTTGCCGGAAAGCACCGGTTCGACGACCCGCAGATCCACAAGGTCTTCGACACGTGGTCCCAGGCGCTGCCCTACTTCGACCCCAACGGCACCGCGCTGTCCTTCCAGGACGCCACCACCGCGATGCTCAACAACCGCACCGGCATGATGCTGATCGGCACCTTCTTCGCCGACGCGGCCCCCAAGGACCAGCTCGACGACATCGACTTCTTCCGGTTCCCGATCATCGACCCGAAGATGCCACTGGTCGAAGAGGGCCCCACCGACGGCTACTTCGCCAGCGCGCACACCCACCACCAGGCCGAGGTCAAGGAGTTGATGCGCTATCTGGCCACCGCCGAGGCGCAGGAGATCTACCTCAAGGGCTCGTCCGGCACCTCCATCCCGACCAACCCCACCGCCAAGGACTCCGGCACCGCACTGGTGAAGAAGGGGCGGGCGATGATCGAGAGCGCGGCGGACGTCACGCAGTTCTTCAACCGCGACTCCAGCGACGCGCTCCAGCCCACCGCGGACACCGCGCTGACGAAGTTCCTCGCCAAGCCCAAGCAGATCAACTCGATCCTCACCGGCTGGCAGCGCGACGCACAGAAGATCTGGAGCCAGTGA
- a CDS encoding carbohydrate ABC transporter permease: protein MAVLTPARGGNGGVEAGARFRKGLRGGRRRGSTRVPPVVLAFVLVPLLAEGFWVFWPALQGFWLSLTKWDGVSPPQFIGLGNYREMVHDTVFHTALLDTVLWLALFGGLSAILGLGAALLLQQERRGVGFYRAALFLPVVFSLTATALVWQAMYQPDGLVDKTMSGLGLGALTHPWLADQDTALYAVIVPALWRQIGYVMVLYLAGLKGIDPVLYEAAKMDGATRWQQFRHITLPQLSSVNAVVLSVIIIDSLRSFDVVWALTRGGPYHSSELLSTYMYSTAFQSLRLGYGSALAVVIFLLAFGVIATYLVRAFKEAD from the coding sequence ATGGCGGTACTGACCCCGGCCCGGGGCGGGAACGGGGGTGTCGAGGCGGGCGCACGCTTCCGCAAGGGCCTGCGCGGCGGCCGGCGCCGCGGCTCCACCCGGGTGCCCCCCGTGGTGCTCGCCTTCGTGCTGGTCCCGCTGCTCGCCGAGGGCTTCTGGGTGTTCTGGCCGGCCCTGCAGGGTTTCTGGCTCTCGCTCACCAAGTGGGACGGCGTCTCCCCGCCGCAGTTCATCGGCCTGGGCAACTACCGGGAGATGGTGCACGACACCGTCTTCCACACCGCGCTGCTGGACACCGTGCTGTGGCTGGCGCTGTTCGGCGGGCTGTCGGCGATCCTCGGCCTCGGCGCGGCGCTGCTGCTCCAGCAGGAGCGCCGCGGGGTCGGGTTCTACCGCGCCGCGCTCTTCCTGCCGGTGGTCTTCTCGCTCACCGCCACCGCGCTGGTGTGGCAGGCGATGTACCAGCCGGACGGCCTGGTCGACAAGACGATGTCGGGCCTGGGCCTGGGCGCCCTCACCCACCCCTGGCTCGCCGACCAGGACACCGCCCTGTACGCGGTGATCGTGCCCGCCCTGTGGCGCCAGATCGGCTACGTCATGGTGCTCTACCTCGCCGGACTCAAGGGCATCGACCCGGTGCTGTACGAGGCCGCGAAGATGGACGGCGCGACCCGCTGGCAGCAGTTCCGGCACATCACGCTGCCGCAGCTCAGCAGCGTCAACGCGGTCGTGCTGTCGGTGATCATCATCGACTCGCTGCGCTCCTTCGACGTGGTGTGGGCACTGACCCGCGGCGGCCCGTACCACTCCTCCGAACTGCTCAGCACCTACATGTACTCCACCGCGTTCCAGTCCCTGCGGCTCGGCTACGGCTCCGCACTGGCCGTGGTGATCTTCCTGCTGGCCTTCGGGGTCATCGCGACCTACCTGGTCCGGGCGTTCAAGGAGGCCGACTGA
- a CDS encoding carbohydrate ABC transporter permease, giving the protein MWGTVAFHGSASLLSVLWLIPIVVVLITATRSFDDIASHGLGSMPHSFTLGGFRSAWTDGGQQQALINSLLVTIPTVLVSLLLASMAAFALSRYDVPFRRALLLLMLSGNLLPPQILLIPVSKLSEKLGLYDSLYALIGVQVGFGVGFYVFVLHGFMRSIPAEIQQAAVIDGAGPWQIYTRIILPLARPALAALTALSFTWIFNDLLWAITVLRTGSKMPITASLLGLQGQYVSQWNVIAAGSVIAAAPTVIVFLRFQRHFVAGLNLGAVK; this is encoded by the coding sequence ATGTGGGGCACCGTCGCCTTCCACGGCAGCGCCTCCCTGCTGTCCGTGCTGTGGCTGATACCGATCGTCGTCGTCCTGATCACCGCCACCCGGTCCTTCGACGACATCGCCTCCCACGGCCTGGGCAGCATGCCGCACTCCTTCACCCTCGGCGGCTTCCGCTCGGCGTGGACCGACGGCGGCCAGCAACAGGCCCTGATCAACAGCCTGCTGGTCACCATCCCCACGGTGCTGGTCTCGCTGCTGCTCGCCTCCATGGCCGCCTTCGCGCTCAGCCGCTACGACGTCCCCTTCCGCCGCGCGCTGCTGCTGCTCATGCTCAGCGGCAACCTGCTGCCCCCGCAGATCCTGCTCATCCCGGTCTCCAAGCTCAGCGAGAAACTCGGCCTGTACGACTCGCTGTACGCCCTGATCGGCGTGCAGGTCGGCTTCGGCGTCGGCTTCTACGTGTTCGTGCTGCACGGCTTCATGCGGTCCATCCCGGCCGAGATCCAGCAGGCCGCCGTCATCGACGGCGCCGGGCCCTGGCAGATCTACACCCGGATCATCCTGCCGCTGGCCCGGCCCGCGCTGGCCGCGCTGACCGCGCTGTCGTTCACCTGGATCTTCAACGACCTGCTGTGGGCGATCACGGTGCTGCGCACCGGCAGCAAGATGCCGATCACCGCGTCCCTGCTGGGACTTCAGGGGCAGTACGTCTCGCAGTGGAACGTCATCGCGGCCGGATCGGTGATCGCCGCGGCCCCCACCGTGATCGTCTTCCTCCGCTTCCAGCGGCACTTCGTCGCCGGACTCAACCTCGGAGCCGTCAAGTGA